Genomic segment of Patescibacteria group bacterium:
AATTTTACGCCTGACATTATTATATTTAGTTCTTTTTTTGCTTCCTTGATTTTTTTAAATTATTTTTTTTATCAATATTTTTTAAGTTGTTTATTAGTTAAAATATATGAAATATCAAAAAAATATATAAAAAATTTTAAACATAAAGATTATAAATAATTATCTGTTTGTATTAAGAAAGCTTTAAAATTATTTAAGTATTCAAATAAAAATAAAGAATATCTGTTTAAACAGGTATCTTTTTTTTGGATTATAGATTATAATTATGTAAAAAGATTATTTTTATGGAAACAAAAATTATATTAGACAATCAAACAATCAAATGTCAGATTAAAAAAAGTAGAAGAGCTAAAAGAGCGCGACTGGCTGTTTATTGCGACGCCAGTGTTGTTTTGACAATTCCTTATTATTGCAGTAATAAGTTGGTTGAAAATTTTATCAAAAAAAATTCAAAATGGCTTTTTGCTAAAATAAACAATTTTAAAAAAAGAAAATTTTCTTTAATAGGGGGAGATAAAAATGATTATTTAAAAAATAAATTAAAAGCGTTGGGAACAGTAGAACAAAGAGTAAATTATTTTAACAGTTTTTATAATTTTCAATTTAATAAAATCTTTATCAGGAACCAAAAAACAAGATGGGGGAGCTGTTCTCAAAAAAGAAATTTGAACTTTAATTACAGAATTATTTATTTACCTCAGCATATCGCGGATTATATTATAGTGCATGAACTTTGCCATTTGCGAGAGTTTAATCATTCAAGAAAGTTTTGGAATTTAGTTTCACTTAAAATCCCAAATTATTTGGAGATTAGAAGGGAATTAAGAAAGTAAACAAAAATAAACAAATTAAATTTTGTGTATTCTAAACACTATATTACAATTTAATAAGCATTAAATTCAAAATTCCAAATAACAAATAAATTACAATGACCAAAATCCAAAATACAAAACAGTTTAGAATTTTGAATTTTTAGATTTTGAATTTATTTAGGATTTGTGATTTTGAATTTGTAATTTATTGATAGGTGTTTATTTTATTATTTTTTAATGGAAAAGAATATAGTTTTTTTACAAAACAAAATTTAAATTTATTTTATGGAATTTAATGAAGCACAACAAAAAATTATCAATAATATTTTCGGAGCTTATATTATTTCGGCTCCTGTTGGAACAGGCAAGACAACAGTTTTGACAGAAAGAGTAATTAAAGCGCTGGACTCTGGAATCAAGCCAGGGGAAATTTTGTGTCTGACTTTTACTAATCGCGCTGCTGAGGAAATGATGAACAGAATAAAAAAAAGAATCAAGTCAAAAGAAATTATTGATAATTTGACAATCAAAACTTTTCATGGATTTTGCGCTTATTTTATAAAATCAGAAGCAAAGAAAATTTGTATTAATTTTGATTTTGTTGTTTTTGACGAAACAGAACAGGTGGAGATAATGAAAAATATTCTGCTTGATTATCCAGAGTTAATTATTGAAGGAAAAAACGAAAAATATCAAATTTTTGATTTAATTGATAAATTGTATCGTTATAGATTAAACAAATTAGAGCAGGAAATCGGATGTGTTGTTAAATCCAGGCATCTTGACAGTGATTTAATGGAAATAAATAAAAAATATTTGCAAACTTTAAAAGATCAAAACGCGCTGGATTTTAACGAGCTTGTTCTTTTAACAATCAGATCGCTCTATCTTGATAAAAAATTAAGAAACAAATGGTCAAAAAGATATAAATTTATTCANNNNNNNNNNNNNNNNNNNNNNNNNNNNNNNNNNNNNNNNNNNNNNNNNNNNNNNNNNNNNNNNNNNNNNNNNNNNNNNNNNNNNNNNNNNNNNNNNNNNGGTTTGAAAATTTCTGATTTTTTAAATTTTAAAAATTATAATTTTTTAGAGCCGTTTCATAATCTTATAAAAAGATGGGATAGCGGGCGGATTATTGTTTTAGACACGGAAACAACAGGCTTGAATATTTTAAAAGATGAAATTATCCAGATTTACGCTGTTGAAATAGTTGACGGCAAAATTGGAAAGGACTTTCATTATTTTTTAAAAAACAATATTCCTGTTGGAAATTCAGCTGATGTTCATGGAATTAGCGATGAGTTTTTACAAAAAAAAGGAAAAGATCCAAAACAAGTATTAAATAAATTAAAAGAATTTATTAAAGCAGACGCTGTTATCGGGCATAATGTTAATTTTGACATTTCAATGATAAAAGAAAACGGGAAAAGAAATAGTATAGATTTTGATTTTGAAGAATATTATGACACTTTAGATATTGCTAAACGGTTTATCAAAAATACTGAAAATTATAAACTCACAACTTTATCTCAATTATTAAAATTAGAAGTTGCGACACATGACGCGAAAGATGATGTTTTGGCAACGGTTGGGCTTTTAGAAATTTTAGTTAATAAATTAAAGATAGGTCATTTTCAGCGAATTGAAATTTTTAAAAAATTTTCCAAAAAATTTATTCAGTTAAGCAGTCTGATTTATTCTTGGCAAAAAATTATTAAAGAAAAACGTCCGGCAAAAGCTTTAGAATACATTTGGGAGAGTTCAGGATTAAAAGATTATTATAAAAAAGACAAAGAATCTGACAAACGGTTCAAATCAATTGAAAATCTGATTTCTATTTTTAAAGAAAAAGACAATTTAGACAAGCCTGCGGATTTTGTTTTAAGAGAGCTAATACACTTTGCGTCTTTAACTAAAGATATTAATTTTTTAGCTTTGGAGAAGGGGAGAGTTCCAATTGTCACCGTTCATCAAGTAAAAGGGCTGGAATTTGATTATGTATTCATAGTTGGAGTTAATGAGTTTAAATTTCCAGTTTATAACGCGGATTTAGAAGAAGAAAAAAAACTTTTTTATGTCGCCATGACAAGAGCAAAAAAGCGCATTTTTATTTCCTACAGCAATTTTAATGACTTTAATAATCCTATTAACAGAAGTATTTTTATAGATTTGATTGATGAAAAATATATAGATTTTTATTAGTTGTTTTTATTTATCATTTTTTTAAAAAAGTGCTATAATAAAATT
This window contains:
- a CDS encoding M48 family metallopeptidase encodes the protein METKIILDNQTIKCQIKKSRRAKRARLAVYCDASVVLTIPYYCSNKLVENFIKKNSKWLFAKINNFKKRKFSLIGGDKNDYLKNKLKALGTVEQRVNYFNSFYNFQFNKIFIRNQKTRWGSCSQKRNLNFNYRIIYLPQHIADYIIVHELCHLREFNHSRKFWNLVSLKIPNYLEIRRELRK
- a CDS encoding UvrD-helicase domain-containing protein; translation: MEFNEAQQKIINNIFGAYIISAPVGTGKTTVLTERVIKALDSGIKPGEILCLTFTNRAAEEMMNRIKKRIKSKEIIDNLTIKTFHGFCAYFIKSEAKKICINFDFVVFDETEQVEIMKNILLDYPELIIEGKNEKYQIFDLIDKLYRYRLNKLEQEIGCVVKSRHLDSDLMEINKKYLQTLKDQNALDFNELVLLTIRSLYLDKKLRNKWSKRYKFI
- a CDS encoding 3'-5' exonuclease; its protein translation is GLKISDFLNFKNYNFLEPFHNLIKRWDSGRIIVLDTETTGLNILKDEIIQIYAVEIVDGKIGKDFHYFLKNNIPVGNSADVHGISDEFLQKKGKDPKQVLNKLKEFIKADAVIGHNVNFDISMIKENGKRNSIDFDFEEYYDTLDIAKRFIKNTENYKLTTLSQLLKLEVATHDAKDDVLATVGLLEILVNKLKIGHFQRIEIFKKFSKKFIQLSSLIYSWQKIIKEKRPAKALEYIWESSGLKDYYKKDKESDKRFKSIENLISIFKEKDNLDKPADFVLRELIHFASLTKDINFLALEKGRVPIVTVHQVKGLEFDYVFIVGVNEFKFPVYNADLEEEKKLFYVAMTRAKKRIFISYSNFNDFNNPINRSIFIDLIDEKYIDFY